In the genome of Candidatus Thermoplasmatota archaeon, the window AAGATTTTTTCCTTCAAATCCTGACTTTGCAAGCATTTTTTCAAGGGTTCCCTTGTTTATCTTACCCCACGTAACATAATCCTTGACTTTCTGAAGCATTCCCCTGTAACTTTTATTGTCCGGGATTATGACGCAGTTATTAACGTAAGGCAGATTAAGCATTTTAAGCGTCTCTCTCACGTCCTGACGGGCATTTATCCCTCCTCTTACTCTTACAATAGCGTACATTATTCTTCAACTCCTCCAACTGCTCCAGAAACAATATGGAGTTTTTTGTAGGTGTTTTCATCAATTTTTATCGTAGATATGTTCTTAAGTGCTTCAAACACCGCATTTGCATAATTTATGACCGTGTTTGTCTGCCCCTTCGCGGAGCCCCATATATCTTTTACACCCGCAAGCTTTAGAATAATTTTTGCAGTATCTCCGACTGCAAGTCCCACCCCACGGGGAGCCGGTTTCAATGTAGCAGTCACAGAGCCGCATTTTCCCTCAATCTTTAACGGAAGGGAATGGGGCATGCCGCATTTGCACATCCAGGAGCCGCATCCCCTGCTTATTTCTATTAAATTCAATTTTCCATTCTCCACGGCTTTTCTTATGGACATGCCCACTTCTTTACCCTTTGCTACGCCGAGTCCGACAAAACCATCTTTATTGCCAACAGCAACAATAACCCTGAATTTCACTCTTCTTCCAGAGTCAGTCATCCTCTGCACCATATTCACATCCAGAACCTCATCCTCTATATCGGGCAGCAGCGTGTCCACTATCTCGACTTCTTTGAGGGACAGACCGGATTTTAATGCCTGGCTCATGGAGGTTATTTCTCCATTCTTCACCATTTTGCCCAGTCTTGTTTTTGGAATCCATTCATCACTCATATTCAGCCTCTATCTTTTCTTTAATCTCTTTAACTTTATCGGGCATCTCTTCAGATATGTGTTTCCCATATATTCTGTCATCGTCCGGTATCACATCTTCACCATGGGAAACATCTATCCCTGCATCCAGCACGCCCTTCAATGCCCCGTATATATTTGCACCTTTTATAGATTCGTGGGGGCCTATGTCCATCACACCTTCCTTTATGCCTTCAATGAGCGCTCTTTTCCCAGCGAGCAGACCTGTAAGATACGACGCAGGCGTATTACCCACGCTGCCATTCCATCCATACTTTTTCAACTCATTGCTGATTGCGGATGATATGGTTCTATCGCCCGCACGGTCATATAAAACAAATTGCACTCTCATATTCGTATTTGATTTTCTCGCAACCACTCTTGGCTTCCCGGACTTTAACAGCTTTAGCCTATAGCGGTAATCCGTTTTTCCCTCTCTTCTTCGTCTGAACGGCACCCTATTTTTTTTCTCCATAGTATTACTCCTTTATGACACCTTCCATTATAAGATGAGTTTTCAAATGATTCTTGCTTTTGAACTCACCTCCCTTCGCCCTCACATAATATCTCCTGTAAACCGATGGAGTTATCACGCCGTCGTTTCTAAGTTGTTTTAGGTATGCCCTTATGGGTCTTATCGTAAGTATCCATCGTCTTTTCTTTGGGCGGCGGGCATATGCCGTTCCCTTGCGCGAACCCTGTCCCTTTCTCCTTCCTTTTTTTTTCTGTTCATATGTTTCTCTTGCCCGTCCTCTTGACACTCCCTTTTTCTTTCTTGCATCTACAATTCCTTTCTTTACAAGATTTCTTATATCCCTTCTGGTAACGGCTTTTCCGATCTCCTCTATCTCGTCCGGGTCGATCCATACCCTGTTTTTGCCGCATTTCAATACATTGGCTGAAATCCGACGTTGATTCTTCAGATCCATTTAAACCCCTCTGTTCAATACACGCAGCCCCAATTCATCTGCTTTTTCAATTATTCCAATTCTTTTTTTCTTTCCGATTCTGGCAGATATGCGTACAGCTTCCCTTTCAGGATTCAGCCCTTTCATATCATCGACATTATACACCATAACTTCCTCAAAGCCAGATGGATGGAGTCCTTTTACTTTTTTCGGTGCGCCATATCCTATCTTAACTCGGAGAGTGCGATATCTCCGGCCTTTGCGAAGTTTTGAATGCATTCCTCTCGGACTTACCCACTTCTTATCCAGTCTTTTGTACTGATACCACTGCTGGCGGACGAATTTGGGCTTTTTCCTCATAGACAGAAGTTTCTTAACGCCTTCGTCCAATGCGGGCTTCTTCTTTGGAACGTATTCTCCTTCCTCGACTATCTTTACTTCTTCTTCTCCCATATTATGCACCTTTGGAAACAATATATATTCCGTCCTGAAAAACCCTTACATCCCTCTTTTTCACCCGCACTGCACCCTCTATGTTTGCGGCTGTCTGGCCAACCTCTTCCCTGTTTATTCCTTCTATTGTGATATCATCCTTGTTCACATTTATCTTTGTATCCCCGAAAATTTTCACTTTTCTTGGATATTGCTCACCTAGAAAATTGTCTATTACTACCTCGCCATCTTTCACCGAAACTTTTATGGGAAAATGGGCATAAACTACCTTCATTTTGTATGTAAATCCTTCGGTAACGCCTTTTATCATATTCCGTATGTGGGCCGCAAATGTGCCGACAAGCGCTTCTTCTTCTTTTTTCGGCAACTCGCATCTGATAATGACTTTAGAGTTTTCCTTTTTAATTATAATAGAATGATGTACCAATTCCCTTTCCAATTTTCCTTTCGGACCTTCAACCTTTACAGTATTACCTTTAATATCCAGCTTAACGCCCTCAGGTATTTCGATTTCATTAATAGCGAACGGTATCTTCATTTAATCACCTAATATACATACGCCAAGAGTTTTCCTCCAATTCCTTCCTTTTTTGCATCGTAGTGAGAAAGTATACCTTTTGTTGTCGAGATGAGAAGTATGCCAAAGTTTTCTGCTGGCAGAAAACGGTACTCCCATTTTTCGAATTCATCATGCTTTATTGAATATCGTGGTTTAATAACATTGCATTCATTTATGCTTCCTTTAAGGGTTACTTTGAACACTCCCGACTTTCCATCATCTATCCACTCAAAAGAACTGATGTAACCGTTATCCTGCATTACTTTAAGTGCTCTCCCGATCAATTTGCTGGCAGGCTTTACCATGCACTCTTTCTTACCTGCCCTCTCTGCATTTTTTATCGCTGACATAGCGTTTGCCAAAGTATCATTCAACATTTTACCGTGTCCCCACAATAGACGATATTTCTTAAATCTTTCGGGTTACTATCCAGCCCGATAATAAAAGGTAGGTTATATAATTTTTGAGGGCGCAAATATGGATTAAATAAAAAAGAGGAAAAAGGAGACTAAATATTAAAGATCCAGGGTTTTTGCTCATCTATTGCGGTATTACCAGAAGTATCGTAGATAACAGCTTTTAGCAGATGCTTCCAGAATGCTCCCTCATCCTAAAGGCTATGGATATTTCATCACTCCAGAGCAAATATTTCCAAGCTTTTTGCCCGTACCTTGTATTTTTTGATCAGTTCTATTAACTCATGTTTGGATTCTATGGGGATTATTATCCCGCTTTTACCTACCTTCCTACCACCTATTTCTTCCAAGAGTCCGGGGTATCTTTTATTTCCACTTTTATACCCATAGAGCTTGTTGAGAAACGCTCCTCTATTTTTCTCTATTTTATCCCAATAAAAGATTATTTTATGCCGAGAGCCTATGGGCATCTCTTTTGCCCTGTATTTTCCCCACAAGGTAATCCCGGTGCTGGCTATGCTCCTATGTAACTCTGTCCATTCCTTTAGTTCCCCTACCTTCGTGTTTATTTCACTTTCTGTACCTTTTGCTTTGAATAGCATTGCCTCTCTGCTGCCATAAAATTTTTCAGTTATTTCTCTAATTTCTTCCCTAAAATCTTTTTTTGTATCGATGAATATGTCCACATCGCTTTCCTTGGTGGCTTCTCCCTTTGCTACTGAGCCATAGAGAATAATTGCATCAATGTCCGAGATTTTATCCTCAAGTTTTCTTAACAAAAATGATGCAAAGGTGGATGCATATGCCTTAAGGTTGTTTGGTTTCATATTATCTCGCCTATTTCCTTTTCTATTAAACTTTTTAAATTCAAAAAATCTTGAATTTTCGCCTGCAATAATTTTTCATGTGGCTGAGGAGAGCCATATGCCATGTTGTTCCTTTCTTCTTCAACGCCTCTGGCCAACTCTATGATGGCATCAATATTTTTTACACTCTCAATGGGCGTTATTATCTGCTTAGAAAGATTTTCATTAATATTTTTTCGTCTTAGCATGATATGTTTTATCCTTGAACCACTTTTCATTATCCCCAGTTTATGGAAATATATCTCCACAAGCTCACATACTCCAAGAGATAACATGGTTGCCAGTCTCCTTTGATGTTTTGTAAGACCACCTGGATCCTCTAATGCCGACTCAATTTCATCCATTACTTCTCTTAAAGCTGCTAAATGCTTTTCCATCCTCATCAAGTCATCTGTCTTAATTATAATAAGCCAAATGTCTTATATATTTTTCGATGACATTTGTCTTAATGACAACAAGACATTTGTCTTAAAGAGTTAATCTATCTCCTCCCAGCTTGCTGGAAAGCTGAAAAGGCTAGACGTTGAATATCCAGATTCTTTACCACATCAGCGGGTTATCGAGATATTTAGGGGATATTCCATGGTGGATTGAAATCCAATATTAGAATATGTCCTGGTTCTACACAATTAATAGGATGTATTTCAGCCCTTCCAGGTCCTACAAACCTTCTTATTACTTGGCCAGGATTTCCCCAGTCTCTAGAAAGCCAAATAGCTGCATGCCAGGGATAATACGGGGAGCAACGGGATCCTTGCACTGTTTCTCCAGAAGGTTTTGTACCATCCAAGCGAACTCTCATAAATTCCATGAAATTGTTGCTACTGTCAATGAATAAAATATTGTTTCCCCATCCGCTTTCCGGAAAACGCGGCTTGTCTTCCACATACATATGATTTTTATTTGATGGTTTGTCACTCTCATCCCCATTATGTGTATCATCATTTGGTTGCTCTACGTGGTTGGGCCAATTTTCTCCTGTAGCATAATTCGGAAGATTTGCTCCAGGAGGAACAAATTGATCTCTAAAATGTATCTGACGTGTAATATCAAAATACACTCCTTCTTCATCTCCTATCCCAGGTGGATATACTGTAAACTGGATAGTTATTACGTTTCCGTACCACCAAGCATTAGTCGCATTTTGATATCTTCTTAAACCAAAACCACCTGCTTCATCGATGAAGGCTCTAACATTTGCTGGCATATCAGGCCAAACAGCATTATTCCACGCATCAGTATTATCATGTTTTACATCAGTAACCTCTGACCATATGCCCGTTGCCTTCAGCACATCAGTTTTAGGGCAACAATTAGTTGAATACGTAAATGTGATACCCCTCATCACCAGATTTAACGGATTTTCCCGTATTTCTACCCAAACTGTTTTTGGAAGTTGTGAGACTTTGTAAACCCATATGTCTGGAGGATTTGTAGGTGGTATCTCGTTATTCTTTGTTTTGCTATCCCACAATTTCACTTGTCCCGAGTTCGGGCCAGATTTCACGAGATGCACAAAGCTATTAGGTCCGCAGTTGGGTCCTGTTGGTGGGTGTAAAACCATTTTCATTAAATCAACCTCATCTCTCCCCTTAGGAGTAGCTTTAACAGGGTTCTGGTCTTTGTCTCTTATACCATCGCCGTTTGTATCTTGGATATTTGTGACAGTAAAAGCACCCCTCGTTTCCTCTTCAGATTCTGGAACTATGTTACCTCCACCAGTCCCCTCCAAACCATCATATATAGTGAGATCTATTGCACAAGGCTCTACCTTGTAGACCACAGTGC includes:
- a CDS encoding 50S ribosomal protein L30 yields the protein MMYAIVRVRGGINARQDVRETLKMLNLPYVNNCVIIPDNKSYRGMLQKVKDYVTWGKINKGTLEKMLAKSGFEGKNLQSTVEKIMDGKATANQTIKLHPPVKGYEGIKKPYSMGGALGYRGKDINKLIERML
- a CDS encoding 30S ribosomal protein S5, which produces MSDEWIPKTRLGKMVKNGEITSMSQALKSGLSLKEVEIVDTLLPDIEDEVLDVNMVQRMTDSGRRVKFRVIVAVGNKDGFVGLGVAKGKEVGMSIRKAVENGKLNLIEISRGCGSWMCKCGMPHSLPLKIEGKCGSVTATLKPAPRGVGLAVGDTAKIILKLAGVKDIWGSAKGQTNTVINYANAVFEALKNISTIKIDENTYKKLHIVSGAVGGVEE
- a CDS encoding 50S ribosomal protein L18, which produces MEKKNRVPFRRRREGKTDYRYRLKLLKSGKPRVVARKSNTNMRVQFVLYDRAGDRTISSAISNELKKYGWNGSVGNTPASYLTGLLAGKRALIEGIKEGVMDIGPHESIKGANIYGALKGVLDAGIDVSHGEDVIPDDDRIYGKHISEEMPDKVKEIKEKIEAEYE
- a CDS encoding 50S ribosomal protein L19e, whose product is MDLKNQRRISANVLKCGKNRVWIDPDEIEEIGKAVTRRDIRNLVKKGIVDARKKKGVSRGRARETYEQKKKGRRKGQGSRKGTAYARRPKKRRWILTIRPIRAYLKQLRNDGVITPSVYRRYYVRAKGGEFKSKNHLKTHLIMEGVIKE
- a CDS encoding 50S ribosomal protein L32e, with translation MGEEEVKIVEEGEYVPKKKPALDEGVKKLLSMRKKPKFVRQQWYQYKRLDKKWVSPRGMHSKLRKGRRYRTLRVKIGYGAPKKVKGLHPSGFEEVMVYNVDDMKGLNPEREAVRISARIGKKKRIGIIEKADELGLRVLNRGV
- a CDS encoding 50S ribosomal protein L6, giving the protein MKIPFAINEIEIPEGVKLDIKGNTVKVEGPKGKLERELVHHSIIIKKENSKVIIRCELPKKEEEALVGTFAAHIRNMIKGVTEGFTYKMKVVYAHFPIKVSVKDGEVVIDNFLGEQYPRKVKIFGDTKINVNKDDITIEGINREEVGQTAANIEGAVRVKKRDVRVFQDGIYIVSKGA
- a CDS encoding 30S ribosomal protein S8; this encodes MLNDTLANAMSAIKNAERAGKKECMVKPASKLIGRALKVMQDNGYISSFEWIDDGKSGVFKVTLKGSINECNVIKPRYSIKHDEFEKWEYRFLPAENFGILLISTTKGILSHYDAKKEGIGGKLLAYVY
- a CDS encoding nucleotidyltransferase domain-containing protein: MKPNNLKAYASTFASFLLRKLEDKISDIDAIILYGSVAKGEATKESDVDIFIDTKKDFREEIREITEKFYGSREAMLFKAKGTESEINTKVGELKEWTELHRSIASTGITLWGKYRAKEMPIGSRHKIIFYWDKIEKNRGAFLNKLYGYKSGNKRYPGLLEEIGGRKVGKSGIIIPIESKHELIELIKKYKVRAKSLEIFALE